One Brevinematales bacterium DNA window includes the following coding sequences:
- a CDS encoding nucleotidyltransferase, with protein MDPRILDKIRDAKKKYEPEGFIILGVFGSYARGEETPDSDVDILYEITPGFLAKFSGYKFFGKIADIKQELSVSFQKEIDIADRSALGEIGKKYILPEVVYV; from the coding sequence ATGGACCCGCGGATTTTGGATAAAATCAGGGACGCTAAAAAGAAATACGAACCGGAAGGGTTTATTATTCTCGGCGTTTTCGGATCGTACGCGCGCGGAGAGGAAACCCCTGATAGCGACGTGGATATACTCTATGAAATCACTCCGGGGTTTCTTGCAAAATTCTCAGGCTATAAATTTTTTGGAAAAATAGCTGATATAAAACAAGAATTATCCGTTTCTTTTCAAAAGGAGATAGATATTGCAGATCGCTCAGCTCTTGGAGAAATCGGAAAAAAGTATATTCTCCCAGAGGTTGTATATGTCTGA